A stretch of DNA from Congzhengia minquanensis:
TTTTATAATTTGCTTCAAATGCAGTATACTGTTTTAAGAATTGACCGTAAACTGTTAATGATGCAAAAACAAATATTAAACTACCAAATAATATTACTTTTTTCATATTCTTTACCTTCTTTCTTATTTTAGCCTATACAAAGCATTATATTTATCTAAAAGATCTAAATTTTTACTGTAAAATTGTTTTTCTCCACTATTTTTGGCGCGAAGCATTAAAGCATAGTCAATGTTAGTGGCTTTTCCATCGAATTTTAAGCCACTATTCATGATGGAAAAAGGCGTATAAGAAAATTTTTCATCATTATATAAATCTTTCAATCCAAGGGCATGCCCAAATTCATGTGCGGCAATCCAAGAAAAATAATAGTCTTGTAATTGGTATGTTTCGTACCTGTTTAGGTTGGGATTCCATTGGGTGTTTTTCCAATACATAGTTATTCGGCCATTATGAAGTTCACCATTATAATTGGAATCATTAGTTGTAGTGCTAATATAAATATCTAAATTTTTATGGTTTTTAAATGAAGCGTTAGCTGAATCATTTACATCTATTAATA
This window harbors:
- a CDS encoding RHS repeat-associated core domain-containing protein yields the protein MRYLDPTSGRFLTEDPAKDGLNWFSYCGGNPVKFTDPWGMYTLKDIGAFLDANPGKAEEIMKADPANYITNVSNAFKSEFSENAVTVKEYENGIVIYACVSISGDANAPDNSYDLVTQGIKNGWGGYFDGKKVSVVLIDVNDSANASFKNHKNLDIYISTTTNDSNYNGELHNGRITMYWKNTQWNPNLNRYETYQLQDYYFSWIAAHEFGHALGLKDLYNDEKFSYTPFSIMNSGLKFDGKATNIDYALMLRAKNSGEKQFYSKNLDLLDKYNALYRLK